The following proteins come from a genomic window of Cherax quadricarinatus isolate ZL_2023a chromosome 39, ASM3850222v1, whole genome shotgun sequence:
- the LOC128696260 gene encoding ras-related and estrogen-regulated growth inhibitor-like protein isoform X1: MVLDTKFGMRSPDRDPQSGQARVAVIGSKAVGKTALTVRYLTKRFIGEYQSDTDMIYRATMPVDGSKIALEILDLSSNLDEVVVPRETVAWAEAWLVVYSITSWESFRVGVRAVEAVTAACGADQPNPPVLIMANKKDLEHIRQVPESEGRKLADQYGCRFVEVSAAEMVSQVNDSIDGLLRQVSQLKGQTSPRLRKLSVSKMFNQLMNLSSGGSGHQDHRPVMPRVSLRDRTRKRGHIRQS; encoded by the exons GATGCGATCCCCGGACAGGGACCCCCAGAGCGGGCAGGCCAGAGTGGCGGTCATAGGAAGCAAAGCTGTTGGCAAGACAG CTCTTACTGTGAGGTACCTGACGAAGAGATTCATCGGAGAATACCAGTCAGACACAG ACATGATCTACCGCGCCACTATGCCAGTCGACGGCTCCAAGATAGCACTGGAAATCCTCGACCTCTCCTCCAACCTG GACGAGGTGGTGGTGCCGCGGGAGACGGTGGCGTGGGCAGAGGCGTGGCTGGTGGTGTACAGCATCACGTCGTGGGAGTCGTTCCGAGTGGGCGTGCGGGCGGTGGAGGCGGTGACCGCAGCTTGCGGCGCTGACCAGCCCAACCCGCCCGTGCTTATCATGGCCAACAAGAAGGATCTGGAGCATATACGACag GTCCCTGAGAGTGAGGGCAGGAAACTAGCTGACCAGTACGGCTGCAGGTTCGTCGAGGTGTCAGCTGCTGAGATGGTGTCACAG GTGAACGACTCCATTGATGGGTTGCTGCGCCAGGTGTCGCAGCTCAAGGGACAGACGTCTCCTAGGCTGCGCAAGCTTAGCGTCTCTAAGATGTTCAACCAATTGATGAACCTTAGCAGTGGAGGCAGCGGTCACCAGGACCACAGACCTGTCATGCCTCGTGTCTCCCTCAGGGACAGAACCAGGAAGAGAGGTCATATTCGTCAGAGCTGA
- the LOC128696260 gene encoding ras-related and estrogen-regulated growth inhibitor-like protein isoform X2, which yields MRSPDRDPQSGQARVAVIGSKAVGKTALTVRYLTKRFIGEYQSDTDMIYRATMPVDGSKIALEILDLSSNLDEVVVPRETVAWAEAWLVVYSITSWESFRVGVRAVEAVTAACGADQPNPPVLIMANKKDLEHIRQVPESEGRKLADQYGCRFVEVSAAEMVSQVNDSIDGLLRQVSQLKGQTSPRLRKLSVSKMFNQLMNLSSGGSGHQDHRPVMPRVSLRDRTRKRGHIRQS from the exons ATGCGATCCCCGGACAGGGACCCCCAGAGCGGGCAGGCCAGAGTGGCGGTCATAGGAAGCAAAGCTGTTGGCAAGACAG CTCTTACTGTGAGGTACCTGACGAAGAGATTCATCGGAGAATACCAGTCAGACACAG ACATGATCTACCGCGCCACTATGCCAGTCGACGGCTCCAAGATAGCACTGGAAATCCTCGACCTCTCCTCCAACCTG GACGAGGTGGTGGTGCCGCGGGAGACGGTGGCGTGGGCAGAGGCGTGGCTGGTGGTGTACAGCATCACGTCGTGGGAGTCGTTCCGAGTGGGCGTGCGGGCGGTGGAGGCGGTGACCGCAGCTTGCGGCGCTGACCAGCCCAACCCGCCCGTGCTTATCATGGCCAACAAGAAGGATCTGGAGCATATACGACag GTCCCTGAGAGTGAGGGCAGGAAACTAGCTGACCAGTACGGCTGCAGGTTCGTCGAGGTGTCAGCTGCTGAGATGGTGTCACAG GTGAACGACTCCATTGATGGGTTGCTGCGCCAGGTGTCGCAGCTCAAGGGACAGACGTCTCCTAGGCTGCGCAAGCTTAGCGTCTCTAAGATGTTCAACCAATTGATGAACCTTAGCAGTGGAGGCAGCGGTCACCAGGACCACAGACCTGTCATGCCTCGTGTCTCCCTCAGGGACAGAACCAGGAAGAGAGGTCATATTCGTCAGAGCTGA